Proteins found in one Geomonas subterranea genomic segment:
- a CDS encoding MFS transporter encodes MPERDLLRTLFLVNFAVTLAFGIADAFFSTYLFSLGARGLMLGLPLVCYSLAKIVCSPALGAWSERVGYRHAVLVSLALYLVVSTGYLFNLSVPALTVLRLLQGVSCALFRPVLVSLVGSCAAETRRGTTLATFDISFYGALCLGPLAGGLLKDSSGFVGVFAAVALLCLIALCAALYGIPGGDRCGGNAPGHSRPVSPRLLRRDHAGSYRALLFFIFGRAFGISLTGSFLPILLTAKLGLTGLRSGAILASGTVAMTLLLRPMGILSDRAPRRLLVTAGGTAVSVLYFLVPAAPGFYQMLLLTLAIGACSVLSQPASSALLVEEGMRHGMAVTVGTFNATLNLGFAAGPLLGALLQGSLGIAAVFHAAGTVGLGAVALFALHGGRPETEGGLRPSAKMVPAVSATASSSCESVPPYSHAA; translated from the coding sequence ATGCCGGAGCGCGACCTGCTGCGAACCCTGTTCCTGGTCAACTTCGCCGTGACACTGGCTTTCGGCATCGCCGACGCCTTTTTCTCGACCTATCTCTTCAGCCTCGGCGCACGCGGCCTCATGCTCGGGTTGCCGCTGGTCTGCTATTCCCTTGCCAAGATCGTCTGCAGCCCCGCGCTGGGCGCCTGGTCCGAGCGGGTCGGCTACCGCCACGCGGTGCTGGTAAGCCTCGCACTGTACCTTGTGGTCTCAACCGGCTACCTCTTCAATCTCTCCGTTCCGGCCCTCACCGTGCTGCGCCTGCTGCAGGGGGTGAGCTGCGCACTGTTCCGCCCGGTGCTCGTGTCACTGGTAGGAAGTTGCGCCGCCGAGACGAGACGGGGCACGACCCTCGCCACCTTCGACATCTCCTTTTACGGGGCGCTTTGTCTGGGGCCGCTCGCCGGCGGCCTGCTCAAGGACTCTTCCGGCTTCGTCGGCGTGTTTGCCGCCGTTGCCCTTTTGTGCCTGATCGCCCTCTGTGCCGCCCTGTACGGTATCCCCGGCGGCGACCGCTGCGGCGGCAACGCCCCGGGGCACTCGCGGCCCGTGAGTCCTCGTTTATTACGGCGGGATCACGCCGGCAGCTACCGGGCGCTCCTCTTCTTCATCTTCGGCAGGGCCTTCGGCATCTCGCTTACCGGCTCCTTTCTCCCCATCCTCCTTACCGCAAAGCTCGGGCTGACCGGTCTGCGCAGCGGCGCCATCCTCGCATCCGGCACCGTCGCCATGACGCTGCTTTTGCGCCCCATGGGGATCCTCTCCGACCGCGCGCCGCGCCGTCTCCTGGTAACGGCGGGGGGGACCGCGGTGTCCGTTCTCTACTTTCTGGTCCCGGCCGCGCCCGGCTTTTACCAGATGCTGCTGCTCACCCTGGCCATCGGCGCCTGCAGCGTGCTCTCCCAGCCGGCGAGCAGCGCGTTGCTGGTGGAAGAGGGGATGCGGCACGGCATGGCGGTGACGGTGGGCACCTTCAACGCGACGCTGAACCTCGGCTTCGCGGCGGGCCCTCTCTTGGGCGCGCTGCTGCAGGGAAGCCTGGGCATTGCCGCTGTCTTTCACGCCGCCGGGACCGTCGGGCTTGGCGCCGTCGCCCTCTTCGCCCTGCACGGCGGCAGGCCGGAGACGGAAGGAGGGCTCCGGCCGTCCGCCAAAATGGTCCCGGCGGTTTCCGCGACGGCATCCTCCTCATGTGAATCCGTCCCTCCGTACTCTCACGCCGCTTGA
- a CDS encoding FAD-dependent oxidoreductase, with the protein MRRVRGMAVVFVALFAFAAPAMAEKEMKTDVVVVGAGTSGLAAAVQALQQGAKVVVLEKQAKVGGTGSFCEGVFAAESKQQKRIGIDVSKDFAFKLIMNYSHWKANGALAKNFVDKSAETIDWLDDLGVKIEYVGVGGFGGPLTWHVIAPGPDYPDKNPRDFHCQRMINVFEKYVQDHGGKILLETPGTDLITENGKVVGVVAKEKSGEQLKIRAKAVIIATGGFANNKEMMKKYVEYPEVIPVGNIGKDGDGIRMAEKAGAQLEGMGTVEAYRPGLPGFHPADQMIALAVQPYFWVTPRGERYVDESSVEFWPYAGNAITRIGGTAYSIFDESTRKLAVEKGIEMPLGEWVLQGTKLAKFDESFNKELVRKRGFAFKADSIEDLAKQLNMDPKILKASVETMNKSAAVREDSQFNKRSKYLRPIATGPFYAVKLLPRHLGTLGGVKISGNTEALNAKGEPIPGLYAVGTDSGGMYGDSYDLLLGGGTAGYAINSGRIAAENALKYAGMNK; encoded by the coding sequence ATGAGGAGAGTTCGAGGTATGGCGGTGGTGTTCGTCGCCCTTTTCGCCTTCGCCGCTCCGGCGATGGCAGAGAAGGAGATGAAGACCGACGTAGTGGTGGTGGGCGCCGGCACTTCCGGCCTGGCGGCCGCGGTACAGGCGCTGCAGCAGGGCGCCAAGGTAGTGGTGCTCGAGAAGCAGGCCAAGGTCGGCGGCACCGGCAGCTTCTGCGAAGGGGTCTTCGCAGCCGAGAGCAAGCAGCAAAAGCGCATCGGCATCGACGTCAGCAAGGATTTCGCCTTCAAGTTGATCATGAACTACAGCCACTGGAAGGCCAACGGCGCCCTGGCCAAGAACTTCGTGGACAAGTCCGCCGAGACCATCGACTGGCTCGACGACCTGGGCGTGAAGATCGAGTACGTCGGCGTCGGCGGCTTCGGCGGCCCGCTCACCTGGCACGTCATCGCCCCGGGGCCGGACTACCCGGACAAGAACCCCAGGGACTTCCACTGCCAGAGGATGATCAACGTCTTCGAGAAGTACGTGCAGGATCACGGCGGCAAGATCCTCCTGGAGACCCCGGGGACCGACCTGATCACCGAGAACGGCAAGGTGGTCGGCGTGGTGGCCAAGGAGAAGTCCGGCGAACAGCTGAAGATCAGGGCCAAGGCCGTGATCATCGCCACCGGCGGCTTCGCCAACAACAAGGAGATGATGAAGAAGTACGTCGAGTACCCGGAGGTGATCCCGGTCGGCAACATCGGCAAGGACGGCGACGGCATCAGGATGGCCGAGAAGGCCGGCGCGCAGCTTGAGGGGATGGGGACCGTCGAGGCGTACCGCCCGGGCCTCCCCGGCTTCCACCCGGCCGACCAGATGATCGCCCTCGCGGTGCAGCCCTACTTCTGGGTCACCCCGCGCGGCGAGCGCTACGTCGACGAGTCCAGCGTCGAGTTCTGGCCCTACGCCGGCAACGCCATCACCAGGATCGGCGGCACCGCCTACTCCATCTTCGACGAGTCCACCAGGAAGCTGGCGGTCGAGAAAGGGATCGAGATGCCGCTGGGTGAGTGGGTGCTGCAGGGGACCAAGCTCGCCAAGTTCGACGAATCTTTCAACAAGGAACTCGTCAGGAAGCGCGGCTTCGCCTTCAAGGCCGATTCCATCGAGGACCTGGCCAAGCAGCTCAACATGGATCCCAAGATCCTGAAGGCGAGCGTGGAGACCATGAACAAGTCCGCGGCCGTGCGCGAGGACAGCCAGTTCAACAAGCGGTCCAAGTACCTCCGTCCCATCGCCACCGGCCCCTTCTACGCGGTCAAGCTCCTGCCGCGTCACCTGGGGACCCTTGGCGGCGTGAAGATCTCCGGCAACACCGAGGCGCTCAACGCCAAGGGAGAACCGATCCCGGGTCTCTACGCGGTCGGCACCGACTCCGGCGGCATGTACGGCGACAGCTACGATCTGCTCCTGGGAGGGGGAACCGCGGGCTACGCCATCAACTCCGGTCGCATCGCCGCGGAGAACGCGCTCAAGTACGCCGGCATGAACAAGTAG
- a CDS encoding sigma-54-dependent Fis family transcriptional regulator has translation MQSADLDLRELLSFRPDGGTMFFMGRRAIIFDAVALGLLRKELINSLGMAAARSILTRFGYAHGRMTAESLKLEFPDLFADSWTGPKLHMLQGMVRVEENKRSDGSDDQPLVQSFWYDSYEVEQHLLHLGLSEDSVCWTLTGFASGYVSYWRGEKVYFIEDRCCGKGDAVCHVEGRTREQWGEALEPYLPYFESESGDEVFQNLAKALRDTEERLKKQRRQMSCLSAGGEEFGCITARSGAMRQVVELTRRIARVDSSVIVTGESGAGKERIARLIHEESARAGRPFVAVNCGALTETLLESELFGHAKGAFTGADRDKMGLIEAANGGTLFLDEIGEVSQSMQVKLLRVLQEREVRRVGENKSRQVDIRVVAATNRNLSDEVSKGNFRRDLYYRLRVIEVRVPPLRERNEDILPLARIFLEQASKRAGRKVTGFTPKAADQLLRYTWPGNVRELQNAVEHAVALCLDSRADLEDLPEELRSALPRPGIVETVRPLEEVEREYILAALRATGNNKARTAAELNIGIATLYRKLAGYEKQGFLA, from the coding sequence ATGCAATCGGCGGATCTGGATTTACGGGAACTACTTTCCTTCCGTCCCGACGGAGGGACCATGTTCTTCATGGGGCGCAGGGCCATCATCTTCGATGCCGTCGCCCTGGGGCTTTTGCGCAAAGAGCTGATCAACTCGCTGGGAATGGCCGCCGCGCGCAGCATCCTGACCAGGTTCGGCTACGCCCATGGCAGGATGACGGCGGAAAGCCTGAAGCTGGAATTCCCCGACCTCTTCGCCGACAGCTGGACCGGCCCCAAGCTGCACATGCTGCAGGGGATGGTCCGGGTCGAGGAAAACAAGCGCAGCGACGGCAGCGACGACCAGCCGCTGGTGCAGTCCTTCTGGTACGACTCCTACGAGGTCGAGCAGCACCTTTTGCACCTGGGCCTTTCCGAGGATTCGGTCTGCTGGACCCTGACCGGCTTCGCCAGCGGTTACGTCTCGTACTGGAGGGGCGAAAAGGTGTACTTCATCGAGGACCGCTGCTGCGGCAAGGGGGACGCGGTCTGCCACGTCGAGGGAAGAACGAGGGAACAGTGGGGCGAGGCCCTCGAGCCGTATCTTCCCTACTTCGAATCCGAGAGCGGCGACGAGGTGTTCCAGAACCTGGCGAAAGCGCTGCGTGATACCGAGGAGCGCCTGAAGAAGCAGCGGCGCCAGATGTCCTGCCTCAGCGCGGGGGGGGAGGAATTCGGCTGCATCACCGCACGTTCGGGGGCGATGCGGCAGGTGGTGGAGCTGACCCGGCGCATCGCGCGCGTCGACTCCTCGGTGATCGTGACCGGCGAGAGCGGCGCGGGCAAGGAGCGCATCGCCCGGCTGATCCACGAGGAATCCGCCCGCGCGGGGCGTCCCTTCGTGGCGGTGAACTGCGGCGCCCTCACCGAGACCCTCCTGGAGAGCGAACTCTTCGGCCACGCCAAGGGAGCCTTCACCGGGGCGGACCGGGACAAGATGGGACTCATCGAGGCGGCGAACGGCGGCACCCTGTTCCTGGACGAGATCGGGGAGGTGTCCCAGTCCATGCAGGTGAAGCTGCTACGCGTGCTGCAGGAGCGGGAGGTGAGACGGGTCGGGGAAAACAAGTCGCGGCAGGTCGACATCAGGGTGGTCGCCGCCACCAACAGGAACCTCTCCGACGAGGTGAGCAAGGGGAACTTCCGGCGCGACCTCTACTACCGGCTCAGGGTGATCGAGGTACGGGTCCCTCCGCTGAGGGAAAGAAACGAGGACATCCTCCCCCTGGCGCGCATCTTCCTGGAGCAGGCTTCCAAGCGCGCCGGGCGCAAGGTCACCGGTTTCACGCCCAAGGCGGCCGACCAGCTGCTGCGCTACACCTGGCCCGGCAACGTGCGGGAGTTGCAGAACGCGGTGGAGCACGCCGTGGCGCTTTGCCTGGACAGCCGCGCCGACCTCGAGGATCTGCCGGAAGAGTTAAGGTCGGCGCTGCCAAGACCGGGCATCGTGGAAACGGTGCGCCCGCTGGAAGAGGTGGAACGGGAGTACATCCTGGCGGCATTGCGGGCCACGGGGAACAACAAGGCGCGCACGGCGGCGGAGCTGAACATCGGCATCGCCACCCTGTACAGAAAGCTTGCCGGGTACGAGAAACAGGGGTTCCTCGCCTAG
- the nrdR gene encoding transcriptional regulator NrdR: MKCPFCSFSDSKVVDSRPDKGGAAIRRRRECESCGKRFTTHERVEEVLPLVTKRDGRREPFDRMKLVAGLQKACEKRPVSVETIEKLVDRLETRMQESGEREIPTTTLGEWIMNELHGIDQVAYVRFASVYRSFKDINEFMVELQDLLKK, translated from the coding sequence ATGAAATGTCCATTCTGCAGTTTCAGCGACAGCAAGGTGGTCGATTCCCGCCCCGACAAGGGAGGCGCCGCCATCCGGCGCCGGCGCGAGTGCGAGTCGTGCGGCAAGCGTTTCACCACCCACGAGCGGGTAGAGGAAGTGCTGCCGCTTGTCACCAAGCGTGACGGACGGCGCGAGCCTTTCGACCGTATGAAGCTGGTGGCGGGCCTGCAGAAGGCCTGCGAGAAGAGGCCGGTCTCCGTGGAGACCATCGAGAAGCTGGTCGACCGCCTGGAAACCCGGATGCAGGAGAGCGGCGAGCGCGAGATCCCGACCACCACCCTGGGCGAGTGGATAATGAACGAACTGCACGGCATCGACCAGGTCGCCTACGTCCGTTTCGCCTCCGTGTACCGTTCCTTCAAGGACATCAACGAGTTCATGGTGGAATTGCAGGACCTCCTAAAGAAATAA
- a CDS encoding riboflavin synthase gives MFTGLIETVGELVSIERRGASGSLTVKTSLPLDEIRIGDSIAINGACLTVVRKGGGAVTFDVSPETIDRTAFKNLKSGAPLNMERAMRLSDRLDGHLVSGHVDCVATITGRREVANNIVFTFRFPAEFAKYIAPKGSVAIDGISLTVNDVTADSFSVNVIPHTAAKTTLLSKRAGDEVNIETDLLCRYLERLLAGRELKEGGVTLDLLTKNGFI, from the coding sequence ATGTTCACAGGTTTGATTGAAACGGTCGGCGAACTGGTTTCCATCGAGCGCCGCGGCGCGTCGGGGAGCCTCACGGTCAAGACCTCGCTCCCCCTGGATGAGATCCGGATCGGCGATTCCATCGCCATCAACGGTGCCTGCCTCACGGTCGTGCGCAAGGGGGGGGGCGCCGTCACCTTCGACGTCTCTCCCGAGACCATCGACCGCACCGCCTTCAAAAACCTTAAAAGCGGGGCGCCGCTCAACATGGAGCGCGCCATGCGCCTGTCGGACCGTCTGGACGGCCACCTGGTCTCCGGCCACGTCGACTGCGTCGCCACCATCACAGGTCGGCGCGAGGTGGCGAACAACATCGTCTTCACCTTCAGGTTTCCGGCCGAGTTCGCCAAGTACATCGCGCCCAAGGGCTCCGTCGCCATCGACGGCATCAGCCTCACCGTGAACGACGTGACGGCGGACAGCTTCAGCGTCAACGTCATCCCGCACACGGCCGCGAAGACGACGCTCCTCTCCAAGCGGGCGGGTGACGAGGTGAACATCGAGACCGATCTGCTGTGCCGCTATCTGGAACGGCTTCTGGCTGGACGGGAACTCAAAGAAGGCGGGGTCACCCTCGACCTGCTGACTAAAAACGGCTTTATCTAG
- a CDS encoding deoxycytidylate deaminase, with amino-acid sequence MVRPSWDEYFIEITRLVAKRSTCLRRQVGAVLVKDKNILATGYNGAPSGTAHCLDIGCLREKMGIPSGERHELCRGLHAEQNAIIQAAKHGTSIEGATLYCNTMPCIICSKMVINSGIKRVVYLSGYPDQLAEEMIRESGIVVEKYEESQP; translated from the coding sequence ATGGTGCGTCCGAGTTGGGATGAATATTTCATCGAGATCACGCGTCTGGTCGCCAAACGCTCCACCTGCCTGAGGCGGCAGGTCGGCGCCGTCCTGGTGAAGGACAAGAACATCCTGGCGACCGGCTACAACGGCGCGCCATCCGGTACGGCCCACTGCCTGGATATCGGCTGCCTCCGCGAGAAGATGGGGATCCCGTCCGGCGAGCGCCACGAACTTTGCCGCGGCCTGCACGCCGAGCAGAACGCCATCATCCAGGCCGCCAAGCACGGCACCTCCATCGAGGGGGCGACCCTGTACTGCAACACCATGCCCTGCATCATCTGCTCGAAGATGGTGATCAACTCCGGCATCAAGCGCGTGGTCTACCTCTCCGGTTACCCGGACCAGCTAGCAGAGGAGATGATCCGCGAGTCGGGCATCGTCGTCGAGAAGTACGAGGAATCGCAGCCATGA
- a CDS encoding cytochrome c3 family protein — protein MGKKFFVSLTLLAALGAGMFLPQREALAATIKGKHGSEGLGCADCHKTDKPAAAAGVEACLDCHGGYDKMAERTKGMHNNPHDSHLGRMACLKCHRVHAPSEYLCLECHSDFEFKDK, from the coding sequence GTGGGGAAGAAATTTTTCGTATCGCTAACGCTGCTGGCCGCACTGGGAGCGGGGATGTTCCTGCCGCAGCGCGAGGCCCTGGCGGCGACTATCAAGGGGAAGCACGGCTCCGAGGGGCTCGGCTGTGCCGACTGCCACAAGACCGATAAACCGGCTGCTGCCGCGGGCGTCGAGGCCTGCCTCGACTGTCACGGCGGCTACGACAAGATGGCGGAGCGCACCAAGGGGATGCACAACAACCCGCACGACTCCCACCTGGGGAGGATGGCGTGCCTCAAGTGTCACCGGGTGCACGCCCCTTCTGAATACCTGTGCCTGGAGTGCCACAGCGACTTCGAATTCAAGGACAAGTAG